Part of the Methylorubrum populi genome is shown below.
GGAGGCACCACGAGTACGGTGGCCATACCGAGGTCGTGCGGCACCACGAGGTTGCGGGCGATGTCCTCGAACAGGGCCGAGCGCCGCGGATCGACGCCGTGGCGCAGAAGGAAGCGCTCGTAGGTGCCGCGGTCGGGCTTCGGCACGAAGTCGGCGGCGGCGATATCGAACACGTCCTCGAAATGGTTGAGGATGCCGAGCTTGTCCGCGACCCGCTCGGCGTGGCGGCGCGAGCCGTTGGTCAGGATCAGCTTGCGCCCCGGCAGGTGCTCGATGGCGGTGCCGAGGGATTCGTCGAGCCGGATCGTCGAGTGGTCGATGTCGTGGGCGAAGTCGAGGAAGTCGTGCGGATCGACCCCTTCCTCCACCATCAGCGCCTTCAGGGTAGTGCCGTAATGGTGGTAGAAATGCTTCTGCAGGGCCCGGGCCGAGATCGCGTCGAGGCCGTAGAGGCGCATCACGTAGAGCGTGATCCGCTCGTCCACCTGCGGCCAGACCCGCGCGTCGCTCGGATAGAGCGTGTTGTCGAGGTCGAACACCCAGGTATCGACGGCGGAAAATCCGCGGGCGTCGGGGGTGGTGAAGTGGCTCTCGCCGGGAAGCAGCAAGGGAAAGATTACACTTGAGAGGGGAAACGGGACGGGGATGCCCCGTCCCGTATGTAGGCGTTCGCGCGCCTCAGGGAAGCGCTGCCGTCAGGTGCGGCGGATCAGGGTGCCCGCACCGAAATCGGTGAACAGCTCGAGCAGCGCCGCGTGCGCCACCTTGCCGTTGAGGATGACCACCGCCTCGACACCCTGCTCGAGGGCGTAGATGCAGGTCTCGACCTTCGGGATCATGCCGCCCGTGATGGTGCCGTCGGCGATCAGCCGCCGGCAATCCTCAACGGACAGCTCCTGAATCAGGTTCTTGTCCTTGTCGAGCACGCCGGGCACGTCGGTGAGCAACAGCAGGCGCTTGGCCCGCAGCGCACCGGCGATGGCGCCGGCGAAGGTGTCGGCGTTGACGTTGTAGGTCTTGCCGTCCTCGCCGTAGGCGACGGGGGCGAGCACCGGGATCAGCTCGGCCTTCAGCACCGCGTCGAGCACGCCGCGCTCGACATGCTCGGGCTCGCCGACGAGGCCGAGGTCGATCGCCTGCTCGATGTTGCTGTCCGGGTCCTTGACGGTGCGCAGGGCCCGCTTGGCGCGGACCATGTTGCCGTCCTTGCCGCACAGGCCGATCGCCCGGCCGCCCTCGGCGGCGATCCAGCCGACGATCTGTTTGTTGATCGAGCCGGCCAGCACCATCTCGACCACCTCGACGGTGGCCTCGTCGGTGACGCGCAGGCCGCCGCGGAACTCCGATTCGATGCCGAGCCGGGCCAGCATTTTGCCGATCTGCGGCCCACCGCCGTGCACGACGATCGGCTTGAGGCCGGATTGTTCGAGCAGCACGATGTCCTCGGCGAAATCCTCCGCCGCCGCCGGGTCGCCCATGGCGTGGCCGCCGTACTTGATGACCACGATCTCCTGATCGTAGCGCTGCATGTGCGGCAGGGCCTGGGTCAGGATTTCGGCGCGCACATGCACGTTCGGCAGCGGATCGGTCATCGCGGTCGTCCTGGCTCTCTGTTCGAGTCGGGGGCGGATTCGGCAGGGCTTCTACCGCAGGCTTTGTGCAGAGCGAAGACATTGCCTGGTCGCGATTTTGCGAGAGCCGCGCCGCGGTGGCCGGGACATCGCCGGCCCGCGGGGGCAGGGGCCGCTCGCGTCAGTCCCGAGGGCGAGGTTCGGCCGGCGATCACGCACCTGTTGAGGTTTCGCCAGAGGACTTAATCCACCGTTAACCATCCTCGCCAATTTTTCTCCGGCCGAACAGAGGGGCCGGCCATGCTGAATGCTGATCTGGTGACGCCGCGTCCAAGCCTTACTCATCCTGGTCTCCTCGCCCGGGTCGTCGAGCGTCTCGGCCAGGGTGCGAGCTCGTCGGCCGACGTCTGGCGCCAGCTCACCGAGAACTACGCCGTCGATCTCGACGCGGTCGCCGCGCTCCTGCCCTGCGCCGAACCCGAGCCGCTCTGGCTCACCGCCCGCGCGGGCCGGCAGCGCCGGGTTTGAAGCGGACGATCGCGCGGTGCCTGGCGTTCGAACCTGCGCGTCGCTCGCCCTCGGCCTGATCCTCGCGCTCGGCTCTGCCTCGGCCCAGGACGGAAGACCCGCCGATCCGCCGGTCTTGTCGTCCTACAAGCTCCGGCTCCACCAGGCGATCGGGGACAGGGCCCGGCGCATCCGCAACCGTAGCACGACCGATGGCACGGCGACGCTGAAGCTCGTGATCGCCGCATCGGGCGAGGTCACGGCGTCTGAAATCCGCGCATCCTCGGGCAGCCCCTACATCGACGGTTTGGTCCTCAAGGCGGTGCCGGTCGGGTCCAAATTGCTGCCGATCCCCGACGAGCTCGGGAGCTCCACAATCGCCGTCGTGGTTCCCCTGCGGTTCACTCCCCGAAATCGCTGACGGGTCTCGCTTCAGGGCGGACCCGGATCCGCGCCTATCCGACCACGTTCAGAACCTCGCCCGCCCGCACGGTCCCGCCGTTCAGCACCTCGGCGTAGACACCGCAATCGCTGTGGCCGAGGTTTTTCGACAGAGTCGGCGGGATCGCCAGATCGCGGATGCCCGTCTCCGGATCGACGTTGACCGCTGCGCAGCGCACCGTGCGGCGCGCCAGCTTCAGCCGCACCCCGTCCGACGTCTCCACGACCTTTCCGAGCAGGTCGTTCTCCGCCCACGGCTCGAGCCCGTCGAGATAGAGGTTGGCGCGGAAGCGAAGAGGGTCGACGGGGGCGCCGACCATGTCCTCGATCGCCTGCACGCTCGCCCGGTTGACGAGCGAGACGTAGCCGTCGCGGGCGTCGGTGAAGCGGTAGCCCGGCGGCGAGGCCAGCACCCGCGGCGCCCCGCGCAACTCGTGCGGCAGGAACCCCTTCATGAAGTCGGCGACCGCCGACCGGCCCTCCTCGGTGGCGAGATCGGCCGAGACGGCCTGCTGGCCGTTCTCCTCGATCTCCAAGCGATGCGTGGCCGGATCGAAGCGCGTGCGAAGCCGCGCCAGCGCCTCGTTGCGCATCAGCATCAGGTAGGCGACCTTGGGCAGGTGGCGCGGCGCCACCTCGTTGAAGCCGGAGGGGCCGTTCTCGATGGCGTAGAGCCGATCGCCGGGGAAGTAGCCGCTGGTTTCCAGCTCAGCCGCCTCCAGCGCCTCGGGCGAGAGCCCCTTCACGGGATAGCGGTAGAGGGCGGCGATGCGGAGGGCGGGGCTCTGGCTCATCCCTCACCGCTACGCCCGGCCCCGCACGGTTTGCAACCGGGCCGGCCGCCGCCGCGCCGCTTCTACGGAGAATTCCGCATGGCCCTCCGGCACGGTCTCGGTCAGCCTGCCGCCTCCCCAGGAGGATGAGGACAGATGGCCGAGGTCACCGCGCTCTACAGATATCCGGTCAAGGGCCTCTCGGCCGAGCCGCTTCCGGCGCTGACGCTGGCCCGCGCCTCCGGCCTCGCCTTCGACCGCGAATACGCCCTCGCGCTCGGCACCACGGATTTCGATCCGCAGAACCCCGAGCCCCTCGACAAGGGCTTCTTCCTGATGCTGCGCAGCAACGAGGTGCTGGCGGCGCTCTCGACGCGGTTCGATCCCGAGACCGGACGGCTCACGGTGATCCGCGACGGCGTGACGGTCCTGAGCGAGGATCTGGCGAGCGCATCGGGCCGGGCGGCGGTGGAGTCTTTCTTCGAGGGCTATATCGGCCCGGCGGCGAAGGGGCGGC
Proteins encoded:
- a CDS encoding pyrimidine 5'-nucleotidase gives rise to the protein MLLPGESHFTTPDARGFSAVDTWVFDLDNTLYPSDARVWPQVDERITLYVMRLYGLDAISARALQKHFYHHYGTTLKALMVEEGVDPHDFLDFAHDIDHSTIRLDESLGTAIEHLPGRKLILTNGSRRHAERVADKLGILNHFEDVFDIAAADFVPKPDRGTYERFLLRHGVDPRRSALFEDIARNLVVPHDLGMATVLVVPPTPDPFRESFEQEAVKEPHIDHITSNLAAFLERCVLPVAPRAPDAP
- the argB gene encoding acetylglutamate kinase, with amino-acid sequence MTDPLPNVHVRAEILTQALPHMQRYDQEIVVIKYGGHAMGDPAAAEDFAEDIVLLEQSGLKPIVVHGGGPQIGKMLARLGIESEFRGGLRVTDEATVEVVEMVLAGSINKQIVGWIAAEGGRAIGLCGKDGNMVRAKRALRTVKDPDSNIEQAIDLGLVGEPEHVERGVLDAVLKAELIPVLAPVAYGEDGKTYNVNADTFAGAIAGALRAKRLLLLTDVPGVLDKDKNLIQELSVEDCRRLIADGTITGGMIPKVETCIYALEQGVEAVVILNGKVAHAALLELFTDFGAGTLIRRT
- a CDS encoding energy transducer TonB family protein encodes the protein MSSYKLRLHQAIGDRARRIRNRSTTDGTATLKLVIAASGEVTASEIRASSGSPYIDGLVLKAVPVGSKLLPIPDELGSSTIAVVVPLRFTPRNR
- a CDS encoding MOSC domain-containing protein encodes the protein MSQSPALRIAALYRYPVKGLSPEALEAAELETSGYFPGDRLYAIENGPSGFNEVAPRHLPKVAYLMLMRNEALARLRTRFDPATHRLEIEENGQQAVSADLATEEGRSAVADFMKGFLPHELRGAPRVLASPPGYRFTDARDGYVSLVNRASVQAIEDMVGAPVDPLRFRANLYLDGLEPWAENDLLGKVVETSDGVRLKLARRTVRCAAVNVDPETGIRDLAIPPTLSKNLGHSDCGVYAEVLNGGTVRAGEVLNVVG